Below is a window of Synergistaceae bacterium DNA.
CATATTTGCGTCCGAGGACATAGGCCTCGCAGATCCGATGGCGCTTGTCATCGCGCAGAACGCTGCTGCCGCAGTTGATAGGGTAGGCCTTCCTGAAGCGAACCTGATACTCAGCGAGGCTGTGATATATCTTGCCTGTGCGCCTAAAAGCAACAGCTCATACCTTGCCATAAACGCGGCCACAAAGGCCATTGAATCAGGAGACCTGATGGAAGTGCCGTATCATCTCCGCAACGACGGGGAAGGCTATATCTACCCGCATGATAAACCCGCACACTGGGTACCTCAGGCCTATCTTCCGGAAGTCAGGCGGTTCTACCATCCGGGGAAACTTGGCGCCGAGGCCCGTATCAAAGAGAGATTAAAAAATTTCTGGAAGAGATTCGCTGAAGACGCAGATGACGAACAATAAAAAATGGGCGAGACCGTTCGCCCATATGCTGTCCATTATAAACGGGATCAGCCGTATAAAGGATGACCTATTTCTTTTCTGCTCATCAAGGTTTCATGTTATGCCTTACTTTCATTTACAAGGTTGCGCTCTTCTTCGTCCACCTTCAAAGATATAACGTATATTACATCTGATAATCTGTTTAAGAACATATAGCTTTTTTCTTCTATCGAGCCTTCTCTGTAAAGCGGCGTAGCGACCCGCTCGGCGCGCCTTGCGATTGTCCTTGCAAGGTGCAGCGCGGCGCCGCATGCAGAATCTCCGGGGCGCACAAACATATTTGCCTCCACTATGCTCTCTGTGACGCGAACCGCGATATTCTCCATTATACGGGGATCGGGAGTGGGGAAGTCGCACTTGGCGAAGTATGCCATTGTGCTTAAGAGGTAATCCTCTATGAAGAAAATATCCTCAGCGATAGAGGGGAATTTACATGCCGCCCGTGCCATGCCGAGTGCTGCCTGGCATTCGTCCAACGTTCCGTACAGCTCGACGCGCCGGTCGTCCTTGGGTACCCTTATGCCGTTGCCCAGAGAAGTTATGCCCTTGTCTCCGCCCTTAGTGGTTACATTGAAATTTGCCATGTTGCTCACTCCTTGTGATAGTTATGGCTGATGCCCTGTTCCTCGTCACCGCATCCGCTTGCGCAGGAAGAGCAATCTGAACAGCTGCAGCCGACAGTGTGCTGTGACTTGAACGTCACTCGCAGCGTAGCCTCTATGAAAAATTCCTCAGGCAGAGCCTGACATTTCTTGCCGTCGAAATCCTTAAAAGTTCTGCACGGGAATTTCGCACCGCCAGGCGTGATGCAGTCGTCACAATCCGAAAAATCAAGCTCCAGCATCAGCAGGTTCTCAATGGGAGTCTCTTCGACGTTCAATTCCGGAGACTCGATTGTAACCATGTTGCCCATCATAAGGTTTTCCTGTGTTATGTCATCCAGTATGACCTTACGGAGTTTCAGCTTAATGCCCATCGGCGCCAGCTTCGATGCGAATCTATCCCCGAATCCGGCGAGATTCTCCCAGGTTTCCTTCCATGGAGCAGGATCGATGTCCTTTACCGTATAGTGAGAAAGAATAATATCCTTCATCGCGAATTCCCCCTGTAAAGTTCTTTATCACACGCTATATATTACCTCATTCAAAGCACAGAGGAAACATATCTTACACGCGTTGATTCCAAAGCGGACAATTGCGGGATAAATTTTATACCATAAAATGTTGCGGATAAAACACAATAATGTTATAGTGTTCTCTGCCTTACGGAGTAAACAGAAATTGCCGGGATGGCGGAATGGCAGACGCAGAGGACTCAAAATCCTCCGGGGTAACACCCGTGGGGGTTCGACCCCCCCTCCCGGCACCAAAAATTATCAATAGTCCCCGATACTTTGCCGGGGTCTCTTTCTTTTGTCTGCCGTATAGGGTATATTTCAAACATTTTGTCCCTTCTTTTCCAGTTTTTTAAACATACCCCAGTTATTATGTTAAAGACTTGATATTATGAAATTTAAATGTTATATCGGATTATAACAGAATAGTAATGATGGCAATGCTGCAAAACAAATACATGTTTTAGAAATCTTTTTCTTTTTACAGAATCAGGCGGCGCGTCAGCTGTCCAGACAGGGGGCGGGGAACGTGCTCCCCGTTTTATACTTCATTTCGGCAGACTGTCCATTAGATAAGGCCTCGTCACGGAGCGTTCGCAGAAGAGTATCCCCCGCGGTTCTCCCGTGTAGAGTATTTCGCCGCCGGATCTTCCTCCACCCGGGCCGAGTTCGATTATCCAGTCAGCTTCTTTCATCACGTCCACGCTGTGCTCGACGAGGAAGAGTGTGTTTCCGGCGTCCGTCATCTCCTGCCAGAGCTTCATGAGAGTCCTTATGTCGTAGAGGTGGAGGCCGTCAGTGGGTTCGTCGAGGACGAATATAGTGCCGCTGCGGTCCAGGTTAGATGCGAGCTTCACGCGCTGAAGTTCTCCTTCGGACAAAGTTGTCATGGACTGGTTCAGATGCAGGTAGCCAAGGCCGACGCGCTGCAGAGAGATGAGCTTTTTGACAAGTTTTTCGCCCTCAAAAAACTTCGCAGCCTCGTCTACAGTCATGTCCATGACGTCCGCTATGTTCTTGCCCATGTGCCTGTATTCCAGCACTTCATTGCTGAACCTCTTGCCGTGGCACATGTCGCAGAGTGTCTCTATTGCGTCCATGAAGGCCATGCCTGAGACTATGACGCCGCTTCCTCCGCAGACTGAGCAGGCGCCCTTCGAGTTGAAGCTGAAGTATGCCTTCGAGACCTTGTTATCAGCAGCGAATATGGTGCGTATCTCATCTGCTATGTCGAGGTAAGTGGCGGGCGTTGAGCGCAGGTTTATACCGATATTCTTCTGCCCTATCATTATTATCTCGTTTGGACAGACCTTTGCGAAAGACTCCATGAGCGATGATTTGCCGGAGCCGGCGACGCCGGCTATGACGCACATGACACCGAGAGGCAGGTCAGCCGAGACGTTCTTGAGGTTGTGGAGGTTTGTGCCCTTTATATGGAAAAATCCCTTCGGTTTTCTGATGTTTGTCTTGAACGGAGATTTTGCCTTGAGCAGCCGCCCCGTGAGGTTGCCGTCAGCCGCAAGCAGCTCGGGATATGTTCCCTCAAAGACTATCTCGCCGCCCCTGCGTCCAGCGCCGGGCCCCATATCTACGATGTGGTCCGCGAGCTTTATGACCTCTCTGTGATGCTCGACGATGAGCACGGTATTACCGTGGTCGCGCAGCCGCATGAGCGAGTTTTTGAGCAGGCTTATGTCCTTCGGATGAAGGCCGACGCTGGGCTCATCCAAAACGTAGGACATGTCAGTAAGAGCCGAGTTTATATACTTGGCTATCTTTATCCTCTGAGCCTCTCCGCCGGACAAAGTGCTTGTGCCGCGGTTCAGCGAGAGGTAACCGAGGCCCATCTCCTCGAGCGCTCCGAGGCGTTTTGTGATCTCACGCTTCATGTCGACCGCAAGCGGGTCCGTTATGGATTTTATGAACTCTATTGCGTACGGTATCGGCATCATAGTGACATCGGCTATATTTTTGCCGTTTATGCGGCAACTGCGCACCTTCTCGTTCAAGCGTGAACCGTGGCACTCAGGACATTCGAACGTACTGACCATT
It encodes the following:
- a CDS encoding cob(I)yrinic acid a,c-diamide adenosyltransferase; translation: MANFNVTTKGGDKGITSLGNGIRVPKDDRRVELYGTLDECQAALGMARAACKFPSIAEDIFFIEDYLLSTMAYFAKCDFPTPDPRIMENIAVRVTESIVEANMFVRPGDSACGAALHLARTIARRAERVATPLYREGSIEEKSYMFLNRLSDVIYVISLKVDEEERNLVNESKA
- a CDS encoding DUF2703 domain-containing protein encodes the protein MKDIILSHYTVKDIDPAPWKETWENLAGFGDRFASKLAPMGIKLKLRKVILDDITQENLMMGNMVTIESPELNVEETPIENLLMLELDFSDCDDCITPGGAKFPCRTFKDFDGKKCQALPEEFFIEATLRVTFKSQHTVGCSCSDCSSCASGCGDEEQGISHNYHKE
- a CDS encoding excinuclease ABC subunit UvrA; amino-acid sequence: MDTINIVNAFENNLKNVSLKIPKKQITVFTGVSGSGKSSICLDTIAAESRRELNETFPSFVQQFLPKYGRPNVERIENLPVTIVIDQKKPTPNTRSTVGTYTDIYSLLRLLFSRVGHPFIGYSDSFSFNHPSGKCPRCDGLGEVHDLDIHKLVDFSKSLNDEDTIRFPTFGKGLWRWKRYAWSGLFDLDKKIEDYSKEELDLFLYSPQIRLKNPPSYWPKSAKYEGMFPRMYRSIITTKEGKRFQHILDKMVSTFECPECHGSRLNEKVRSCRINGKNIADVTMMPIPYAIEFIKSITDPLAVDMKREITKRLGALEEMGLGYLSLNRGTSTLSGGEAQRIKIAKYINSALTDMSYVLDEPSVGLHPKDISLLKNSLMRLRDHGNTVLIVEHHREVIKLADHIVDMGPGAGRRGGEIVFEGTYPELLAADGNLTGRLLKAKSPFKTNIRKPKGFFHIKGTNLHNLKNVSADLPLGVMCVIAGVAGSGKSSLMESFAKVCPNEIIMIGQKNIGINLRSTPATYLDIADEIRTIFAADNKVSKAYFSFNSKGACSVCGGSGVIVSGMAFMDAIETLCDMCHGKRFSNEVLEYRHMGKNIADVMDMTVDEAAKFFEGEKLVKKLISLQRVGLGYLHLNQSMTTLSEGELQRVKLASNLDRSGTIFVLDEPTDGLHLYDIRTLMKLWQEMTDAGNTLFLVEHSVDVMKEADWIIELGPGGGRSGGEILYTGEPRGILFCERSVTRPYLMDSLPK